A window of Hyperolius riggenbachi isolate aHypRig1 chromosome 1, aHypRig1.pri, whole genome shotgun sequence contains these coding sequences:
- the LOC137558477 gene encoding LOW QUALITY PROTEIN: uncharacterized protein (The sequence of the model RefSeq protein was modified relative to this genomic sequence to represent the inferred CDS: substituted 2 bases at 2 genomic stop codons): SSSSLSSISSSSSSISSSISSSSISSSISSSSSSILSSSSSSSSSSSSSSSSSSSSSSSSSSSSSSSSSSSSSSSSSSSSSSSSSSSSSSSSSSSSSSSSSSSSSSSSSSSSSSSSSSSPSSSSSSSSSSSSSSSSSSSSSSSSSSSSSSSSSSSSSSSSSSSSSSSSSSSSSSSSSPSSSSSSSSSXSSXSSLSSSSSSSSSSSSSSSSSSSPSSSSSSSPSS, from the coding sequence tcttcttcttctttatcttctatatcttcttcttcttcttctatatcttcttctatatcttcttcttctatatcttcttctatatcttcttcttcttcttctatattgtcttcttcttcttcttcttcttcttcttcatcttcttcatcttcttcatcatcatcttcttcttcttcttcttcatcttcttcttcttcatcttcttcttcttcatcttcttcatcttcttcttcatcttcttcttcttcatcttcttcttcttcttcttcttcttcttcttcttcttcttcatcttcttcatcttcttcttcttcatcttcttcatcttcttcatcttcttcttcttcttcatcttctccatcttcttcttcttcttcatcttcttcatcttcttcttcttcatcttcttcatcttcttcttcttcttcatcttcttcatcttcttcttcttcatcttcttcttcttcttcatcatcttcttcatcttcttcatcttcttcttcttcttcttcttcatcttcttcatcttctccatcttcttcttcttcatcttcttcttcttgatcttcttgatcttctttatcttcttcttcttcttcttcttcttcttcttcttcttcttcttcatcttcttcttctccttcttcttcatcttcttcttctccttcttct